The genomic interval CACTGACCCTGGTTCTGGTCCtagttctggtccaggttctggttctggtcctagttctggtccaggttctggttctggtcctagttctggttcaggttctggtcctTCTGTGGATCAGGATGGTTTCCACCAATCAGGTGGTTGGTGGTTCAGTCCTGGTCTCTGATTGGCCAGCTTGTTGCAGTAtggttctgcttctgttttctgaagatctctgattggctgaatgcTGCATCGGTCTGGCTTCTAATTGGCTGGGTTAGTGGGGTTGCCATGGTGTGGGTTGCCATGTTCTAAAGCTTCCTCTGCCTGCAGGTCTTCATTGTTGCTTGTGGTCGTTCTCCTCCTGGGTCTGGTCTTCACCTGGAGGACCTGCAGGACCGAGGGCTTTGTGAAGCTCCTCCCCCTGAACACCAGTTCACCTGTGCAGAAGGACCCACCCCTTCACCAGCCCGTTCCAGTCTGACCAGCATGACAAACAACAAAGCTCCTTTCAGCTCAGACGCTGCTGCAGCTACCTGCTGTGGCCCCGCCCCCTCAGTGCCCAGGTGTGGCAGTAGATAGGGTCAGGTAGAGTTAGGacagggttaggttagggttagccAGGTATGTGTCAGGTTAGCCAACCAGAAGTCAGAAAAActctgacatcacttcctgtagCGGACAGGTGTGATTTTAGGACAGCTCAAATGTGTtactctgctggttctgactggGTTGGGCCCGGTCCAGACCAAATGGGAAGTGGCccctgaaacaggaagtgaatccTCAGAGGACATCGTCACAAGATGACATCATCACAGCTAGCAAGCTGGAATGGACTGGCTTCAtaacctcctccttgtgtagatcagttctccacagccttgctaatgacctaattattctattcaggtggtgctgcggcgacacatctaaaagttgcaggaaacccctggtgtaagaaaatgggtggataaataattttaatattaaatatgatttcttgaaattgttctactagactgtatagatgaagcacactcatctttattacatttgactccttttttatttaactaattttatatttttaaaaaatataaaaaaatgttcataaaatgtattacctcagatgatcatcacatttgttaccTGTAATGTTCAATTGCATAAAATTCTAGGACAGGATCTGTTTCATCACATATTCACTTCTAAcctgaaatgtgttaaatacaacaaatatttccttaaaGTGTGACctatttcataatatttacctttattgtttactctgaaatgtttaattacacattaaatgttctttcatttggtttgttacattaaatgtttactgcaaaatgtctgattatataattgtttactttaatcacaaaatatttatttaaaaacataatctttCATTACGTGCATGTTTattacctgaaatattttaaatatcaacgTTTTACTAGAAATGTGATTCATTTAATCACCTGTTTACATGCAACTTGAATCAAAcgtttttcataaatgtttaccACATTAAACtatgaaatgagagaaaacagccacttccaactgaacacatttatttcaacacaaatggTTCCTGTTCCTCTTCAAAGTGTGCAGCCTTGCTGAGCTCTTCTCCAGGGGTTTCCTCCTCTTCTACAGCCTTcgctgctgtgttttcattatttacctCTTCTTGGGTAAATAATTGGACTGATGGAGTTACAGTCTCTGTAACTTGTTGATCCATGATGGTCTTGCTCTATCACCTCTGTAACTGACGTGCATGTCGGTCCGATGTTGTGGTGTTTACCTTACAGTGACCCAGATTCAGTCTGGATTGAATCCATTTCATACGTCAGTTTGCCTTGAAGAGGACATATCAGAACACACGTCAGTATTATTACTGTAAATTTGATAACACTAGTAAAATAGTTTACTTCACAATAATGGAATAACCTTGATGTCCGGTGACAAAACTCAGATTATACTGCATAAAAACAAGCCAGACCTGAACAAGGTTGATCCACTTAAATGCACTCAATGTAACTGAACATGAGTCACCCGGACAAAATCAtagcaaaacattatgaccaaCACCAACAAAGCGAATTTAGACACTCACCAGAATGGACATGTCTGGGGTAAACTCGTAGATATCTTGGGTTGTTGGAGAACGTAACATCAGGACGTCTCAACGCTGATACCCGGGACTTTCGTCTCCATTTTGTTAGCTCCGTTAGCTTAGCCTCGTCGTTTCCaggcaggaaaacagaaaaacgaaAGCccgttttccatctttttatcGTTTCGGTCGTGTGATCGGACATTACATCCAATAACGCAGCAAGTTCGAACCATTGctaattaattttaagtaacttagattcaaaaattcaaaatatctgtGAGACAGTCGTTTTCTCGGTTATATTTATGGCCATACAAGATGGCGCTCAGATCCCTACGCCTAGAGCAGTGACGTCACGTTCCAAAGCTCTATAGCAACCCTGAACAGGACATGAGCAGTGGAAAATTGATGGATtgataaaaacttaatttaatttttttacaaactaaaattaTAACCCTGTGCAATtatcaatttatattttttactctaaatgccccccaaaaaattcacatgcaaatgtttttaaaaaaatgtaattttttaaattttatttaatattttcaggctaatttttgaaagcaaatttCTGCAGGTGaattttttgcagtgaatttaaagtataaaaaaaaaaaaaaaaaacattgacaaaatTGCACAAGATAAAAATTTAGTGTCATAAattcaatttgtaaaaaaaaatctgattccaATCAGGTTATATTTCTTCCAAAATTTTGAAGGATATGTTTAAAATTTCACTAAGCACTAAATGCAGACCAGAAAGTAAGATAAAGTTTTTTAGTGATTTTCTTGTGTGTGGTTTGATCAcctaaaatatactttaatatatatataaaaagtgatttaaacaACCCATAAATCAGATGACAGctgataaaatacacacattccTGCTGTGAACACAAGCCGTCACAAATATCATTTCCACAtcttgtttccttcatttcttccaGTTCAAATTGATCCTTTATGGGCCACTTAGGTACAGGAGTTTATGCAGCACAGTCATGTATTAATACGATATGCATTCCCAGTTCAGGTTCCTGTTTGGATGAGAAAGGTTGGATGATTATGATGAATCAAATGGCTTCGACTCACATTAAGGCTGCTTCccgtttttatttctttcatttcacaaacatttctaaaattagaCTAATGGTCTCCAGAGTTGACCTGGAGAAAATCATTCATGCTTTCATGTCATCTCCTCTGGAATACTGTAATGCCCTTTTCAACTGCCTGGATAAATCCTCAATTTCACCTTTGCAATCAATACAGAACGCAGCAGCCAGATTTCTCACCAAATCCAATAAATTCTGTCGTGTCTCTCCTGTTCCATTTTCACTCCACTGGCTTCCAGgtgattttcagatttgttttaaagaactTCTGCTGACATACAGAACATTAGAAGACCAGGCTCCTGATTACCTTTGTCagatttaactaaatattctgcTGTTCATGGTCTTCGTTCTCAAACtatgaatgttttgttgttccACCAACACGGTTAAAAACTAACGGGGGCCTTTCAGTCGGTGGCGGTGGAACAGTTTACCCTTGCAGCTCCGCTTTTTTGACtctggaggtttttaaaaagcaactaaaacattttattttcccagacTTTTATCTTTTGATTTTACTGTGGTTCTTatattggttttatgttttctgttgttttaaggCTGATTTCTATTGTGATTTATGATTTTAGGTCTGTGACAggcactttataaataaactttacttaatTACTCCAAGGAAGgacaaaagtggaaaataaggcaaaaatagaaaaatctaaggaacaccaaaaatgacaaaattccaaaaccaaactcaaacaACCCCAGATCCTGacagcatctttgtttttgctacaaCAAAAAGACGACATGACAATTTGTTTGCAtgcttgttattattattgatataaatgttACTGACAGCACCGACTGTTGTCGCCGTAGTGATAGAAGAaatgaggagagaaagaagttcCCTCACATTCCAGATGTTACTGCTGTCTTATGTGGATCAGGCTTTTtctccagtgtggattcgctgatgacgcTTCAGACATGAGGAACgtttgaatctcttctcacactgattgcagctgtaaggcttttcaccagtgtggatttgCTGATGACGCTTCAGGCCTGAGGAATCTgtgaatctcttctcacactgattgcagctgtaaggcttttcaccagtgtggattcgctgatggcTGTCAAAATTATCCTTCCGAATGAATGTCTTTCCACATTGGTCACAGAGATAGCGCCTTTCACCAGAGTGGATTCGCTGATGGGTGTTAAAATGACCCTTTTGAATGAAAGTCTTTCCACATTGGTCACAGAGATAGCGcctttcaccagtgtggattcgctgatggcACTTCAGATGTGTGGAACatttgaatctcttctcacactgattgcagctgtaaggcttttcaccagtgtggattcgctgatggcGGTCTAAATGACCCTTCTGAATGAAAGTCTTTCCACACTGGTCACAGAGATAGGGCTTCTCTCCAGTGTGAATGCGTTGATGAATTTTCAGATTCGTCTTccctctgaaatgtttcagacacGTGTCACAACGGTGTTGTTTCTGCAGCCTCTGGCTGGGCTGAACCTGCTGTCCATCACTGGGACCAACTGAGGCTTCATCATCATGTTCTCCTGGGTTTGTGCAGGTTTGGTTCTATGAAGGGAAGTACAGTAATTATAACCAACAGTAAATATgatacacaaacactttgatagTCAACAGCTTTATTGCTTTGCAAAGATTAAAAGCATCCTAACACATCTCCCAGTTTAGTTTAATCAAATGCAAAAGTATAAATTAGCCTTTCTCTCAGGTAGACTAGAGGTCTGGTACCTGTGG from Gambusia affinis linkage group LG18, SWU_Gaff_1.0, whole genome shotgun sequence carries:
- the LOC122821034 gene encoding gastrula zinc finger protein XlCGF71.1-like isoform X3, with translation MEKLCQEEKASLEENQTCTNPGEHDDEASVGPSDGQQVQPSQRLQKQHRCDTCLKHFRGKTNLKIHQRIHTGEKPYLCDQCGKTFIQKGHLDRHQRIHTGEKPYSCNQCEKRFKCSTHLKCHQRIHTGERRYLCDQCGKTFIRKDNFDSHQRIHTGEKPYSCNQCEKRFTDSSGLKRHQQIHTGEKPYSCNQCEKRFKRSSCLKRHQRIHSGEKPYLCDQCGKTFIQKGHLDSHQRIHTGEKPYSCSQCEKRFKRSSHLTRHQRIHTGEKA
- the LOC122821034 gene encoding zinc finger protein 502-like isoform X2 → MEKLCQEEKASLEENQTCTNPGEHDDEASVGPSDGQQVQPSQRLQKQHRCDTCLKHFRGKTNLKIHQRIHTGEKPYLCDQCGKTFIQKGHLDRHQRIHTGEKPYSCNQCEKRFKCSTHLKCHQRIHTGERRYLCDQCGKTFIQKGHFNTHQRIHSGERRYLCDQCGKTFIRKDNFDSHQRIHTGEKPYSCNQCEKRFTDSSGLKRHQQIHTGEKPYSCNQCEKRFKRSSCLKRHQRIHSGEKPYLCDQCGKTFIQKGHLDSHQRIHTGEKPYSCSQCEKRFKRSSHLTRHQRIHTGEKA